From the genome of Mucilaginibacter paludis DSM 18603:
TTTGGCCGACGCTGCATTGATCAGCTCCAGCCGCTTGCCATCGCTCATCTGCGTTTTAAAGGAGTTGGTAACGATAAACACCTGGTCAAGATTTCGGATACTCGCCTCCAGTATCCCTTTATAGACCGATTCCATGTGCGTCAGCTCGTCCGGGCTGAAATGCTTGTCCTTATTGAACAGCGCAATCGCCCAGTGATATTCGCGGACAATGTTGGTCTGTGTTTCTGCCAGATGTTTGACCCGCTGATAAGTAGCAATCATCGCTTTTACTTTGACCAGCTCATCATAGTAGTTTGCATACAGCTTCCGCTGTCTTTCCGTCCAGTCGGATATCTCGTCCAGCTTAAACTTGGACAACTGGTTCTCCACCGTTTTTTGGGCGTTTTGCAGCCAGATGGTCTGATTTTGCAGGCGCTGCACCTTCAGGTCTATGGCCTTGACCACTTTTTTGATTGCCGCCTTGATCACCTCTGCAATTATCACCTGTGCATTCGCCCCGGAGGGCAAAGCCACAAGTACGGTTGTGGCACTCAGCGGCAGAACAACCATATAGGTTCTTATCATTCTCTTTAGTTTATTTCTCATAAATACTTTGTTAATTGACTCGCCGGTAACGGCTGCGCTCTAAAACCAATATTCCTTTTCCAAAAGTCAGCGTGCGGCCCTTACGGCTTTCGGTCATCACCCTGGCACCAGGGTCATAAACTGCTTGCCATTCCTCTACATGCCATTGCAGTTTGCTTGGCTTGCCATCTTCAGCGATCTCGCGGTAACCCGTTTTCCGGTGGATGGTATACTGCTGACCCTGCACATGCTCTACTTGTAAGGTGTCGTCAGCAATACTGAACTCGCCGGAAGCATGGTTGACATAAGTGCCGTTAAAATCAGGCTGGGAATGGCAACCGAAAAGGAAAATAAATAGTACAGCGATAAGCGCCAGTCCGACGTTTTTTGTAAATGTTGTTTTGAATACTAGTTCCATAATGAATTAATTTAAATGGTTAAAAAATCTTCGCTCCGTTACGGAGCTCAGCCGCAAGTACGGCGATCCCTTTACGGATATCGCCGTACTTTGCGGCGTATTCCTGTACTTTCATCTTTTCCTTTTCTTCGGTTGAATAGCAGAGGTATTCTTCCAGGCTAACCTCTGTACGGTACACCTTGCTCTGCTGGCCGCCGAGTGAAATGAACACCTCTTTGTACTTTTTGGTCGGGTCATTGGCCTTGTTCATAGAAAGGATCTGCGCCTTTTCCTTACCGGTCAAACCCATGAGCGCCTGTACATCGTCAAACTTGTTCTGGTACTTGCTCTGGTCCAGCAGGATCTTACAGTCAGAGTTATTGATGATGGCCTGCTTAACGATGGGCGATGAAATGATATCCTCGATCTCCTGGGTAACGACTACCGCCTCACCGAAAAACTTACGCACCGTTTTAAACAAATATTTAATGTACTCTGCTGTACCTTCACGGGAGATCGCTTTCCACACTTCTTCCAGTAAGATCATCTTACGCACACCCTTCAGCTTGCGCATTTTGGAGATGAATACCTCCATGATGATGATCGTTACGATAGGCAGCAAAATGGCATGCTCCTTTATCTCGTCCAGCTCGAAAACGATAAAGCGCTCGTTAAGCAGGTCAAGGTTACTGGTGGCATTCAGCAAATAATCAAACTCACCGCCTTTATAGTAAGGATTCAGTACATACAGGAAATTATCGACATCAAAATTTCGTTCCTGCACTTTACCATCTTCCAACACTTGCAGGTATTCCTCCATCAGGAATTCATAAAAGGAATTAAAACAAGGGAATACATCAGGATGCAAACCCAAATACTCATAATAAAGGGTCAGCGCATTGGATATGGCCACATACTCTGAGCGGGTATAGCTTTCGTCATCCTTTTTCCAAAGCGTCATTAGCAAAGTTTTGATGCTCTCCTTTTTTTCGGTATCCAGCGTATCGCCTTCAGCGATATAAAAAGGATTAAAACGGATGGGCGATTTCTCCGAATAGGTAAAATAATAGCCGCCCATCAGGTCGCAAAGCCCTTTATAACTGTGGCCTACATCCACCAGAACGACGTGCGCACCCTGCTCGTAGTAAGAACGCACCATGTGATTGGTAAAAAAACTCTTACCCGAACCGCTCGGGCCGATGATAAATTTATTGCGATTGGTCGTCCAGCCCCGAAGGATCGGTTCATCTGATATATCCACATGCAAGGGGTAACCCGAAGTGCGGTCGCCCAGCCGGATGCCGAAAGGCGACATGGAGGAACGGTAACTCGTTTCCATGTTGAAGAAACAAACGGCCTGCTCCGCAAAAGTGTCGAAGGTGTCATTCATCGGGAAATCCGCCGCATTTCCCGGCATCCCCGCGAACCAAATCTGTGCCGCGCCATCGGTTTCCTGCTTACAGACCGCATCCATCGAAGCCATAGCAGAGCCTACTTTATTCCGCAATTCTGCCAGCTCGGAAACATTATCCGCCCAAGCCAAAACGTTAAAATGTGCCTTGACCGGAAGGCGCTGTTGCCCAATGGCCTCATTCAGGAAATCATTGCAGGCATCCCGCGAGATCGCGTTCTCCCTGGAATAAGCGGATAGCGATTGTAAACGCAGCTTTTTCGCTTCCAGCGCCTTGATCGTTTTATGGGCATCGCCAATAAACAGGTACTGGCTGTAAATGTGGTTACAGTCCAGGAACTGTCCGAGCGGAGAAGCAAACCCAATACTGTATTTACTGCGGTCCGTGGAATACTTATCATAGTTGATACGACTCCCGCAAAAGGCAGGCAAGTCGGCAGCATCCGATAAGGTATACAGTTCGCAATGCTGGTCACCAACCCGCAAGCCATCACGTAAATGAATGTCCCTGATCACCGGCTGCTGATTCGGTCGTAACAGGAACAGGTATTTTTCAATGATACCCGCCGTGTTAGCCGTGCCACATAATTCCGGCTCCAAAAGTCGCCGCATACTCATCAAGCCGCTGTCCGCTATGATCCGCTCAAACTGCCCGCAGGCCGAAACAAAATCTTTGTAGCGTTTTTCATCTTTCACCTCCACAGGAGAGATCGACTTGCGCAGGATATTGGCATATGCTGAAGATGACAGCTTACGAGCCAGCGGCTTTAAGGTAATGAACAGGAAACACTCATGGTCTAAGTACGGTCTTTCGTTAAAGAACCGCTCCGAGGCCAAAGACAATACACCATCACCTGCCCGCACGAAATCCGCCTTTACTTTACCTTTAGTGTACCAGTCTGCTTTATGCAACACGGTATCGGGCAACAACACCCTGACCGCTTTTACCATGGCCAAATGCTGCGCCTCGAAATTCTGTTGCGAAAGCGTACCCGTTTCGGCGTGTTCCACCCGCCATGCAAACGTGATATCGCCTGACATGGAGATCATGGCATCCCGTTCTACTTTCCAGACCGGCAGTATTTTTTCGATCTCTATCATACGCCCACCTTTCCCGACGAACGCAGCGTCGTAAATACCCGCCTGGAACTGAACCTTACATAATTCGGCAGCCCACGTTTGGCCATATACTTTTCCAAGCCATTAACACCGAAGCGTTTAGATAGGCGATTGACAGAAAAGAACAAACCGCCACCCAGGGCAAATACCAGCGGCACAATGACCATCAGGCCGGTACCCAGCAGGTAAAGGATAATAAAGGTTAGCAGCAGTACGACCAGCCCGACCGCCAGGTAGGCGATATACTGGCCGTATAGGCCCCGGAATTCTATGGGTTTATTAATCCCCTTATTAATTTGATATACTGTACTCATTTACGTAAAATTTTAAGATCACCGGCAGGCAAAGCCGCAGCGCCATTCTTAGCCAGGCTTTGCGCCCCGCCTGCCATGATCTGTGAATCATTAATCCGACTTATATTCCAAAGAAGGATTTTAGTACCGTAGCTACTACTACTAAAAAGATACAAGAGCCAAACCAGGCCGCTGCCACCTTATTGGTGTCCGGCTCGCCGGCATTCCACTTATTGAACACTTTCACCGCACCGATAAGGCCCACAACCGCGCCAATGGCATACATCAGGTTACAACCTGAATCAAAGTAGCCTTTGACCTTATTGGTCGCTTCATTTATCCCTGCCGCGCCGTCCTGGCAATAAGCAGTCACACTGCAAAGCATCTGGTACACGCAAAGCGTTACCGTTAATAGCCATCCTTTGACAAACAATTGCTTTTTCCTGCTGTGTACACTTTCAGGCTTCACCTGAACTTTTAATTTTTTCATCATGCTGTCTTTGTTTAGTTTTCCAAATCGGCAGTACCTCGATGTACCGCCTGTTTTTTCGGAATGGAAACCAAACCCGACCCGCAATTAAAAAAGGCCAAAAGAACTATACCCAAAGGCTGTCCAGTTC
Proteins encoded in this window:
- a CDS encoding TraG family conjugative transposon ATPase, which codes for MIEIEKILPVWKVERDAMISMSGDITFAWRVEHAETGTLSQQNFEAQHLAMVKAVRVLLPDTVLHKADWYTKGKVKADFVRAGDGVLSLASERFFNERPYLDHECFLFITLKPLARKLSSSAYANILRKSISPVEVKDEKRYKDFVSACGQFERIIADSGLMSMRRLLEPELCGTANTAGIIEKYLFLLRPNQQPVIRDIHLRDGLRVGDQHCELYTLSDAADLPAFCGSRINYDKYSTDRSKYSIGFASPLGQFLDCNHIYSQYLFIGDAHKTIKALEAKKLRLQSLSAYSRENAISRDACNDFLNEAIGQQRLPVKAHFNVLAWADNVSELAELRNKVGSAMASMDAVCKQETDGAAQIWFAGMPGNAADFPMNDTFDTFAEQAVCFFNMETSYRSSMSPFGIRLGDRTSGYPLHVDISDEPILRGWTTNRNKFIIGPSGSGKSFFTNHMVRSYYEQGAHVVLVDVGHSYKGLCDLMGGYYFTYSEKSPIRFNPFYIAEGDTLDTEKKESIKTLLMTLWKKDDESYTRSEYVAISNALTLYYEYLGLHPDVFPCFNSFYEFLMEEYLQVLEDGKVQERNFDVDNFLYVLNPYYKGGEFDYLLNATSNLDLLNERFIVFELDEIKEHAILLPIVTIIIMEVFISKMRKLKGVRKMILLEEVWKAISREGTAEYIKYLFKTVRKFFGEAVVVTQEIEDIISSPIVKQAIINNSDCKILLDQSKYQNKFDDVQALMGLTGKEKAQILSMNKANDPTKKYKEVFISLGGQQSKVYRTEVSLEEYLCYSTEEKEKMKVQEYAAKYGDIRKGIAVLAAELRNGAKIF
- a CDS encoding DUF4133 domain-containing protein produces the protein MSTVYQINKGINKPIEFRGLYGQYIAYLAVGLVVLLLTFIILYLLGTGLMVIVPLVFALGGGLFFSVNRLSKRFGVNGLEKYMAKRGLPNYVRFSSRRVFTTLRSSGKVGV
- a CDS encoding DUF4134 domain-containing protein, with amino-acid sequence MMKKLKVQVKPESVHSRKKQLFVKGWLLTVTLCVYQMLCSVTAYCQDGAAGINEATNKVKGYFDSGCNLMYAIGAVVGLIGAVKVFNKWNAGEPDTNKVAAAWFGSCIFLVVVATVLKSFFGI